TTGGAGTACGGCCATCGGAAAGCTTCGCCGGACCGCTCGCCGGATTCCGGCATGCAGAAGCTGCAGGCGATCAAAGCCGAGCTGGAGGAGCATTTTTCCGAAGGGCTGCACATTCGCGAGCTCGCCCGCAAGCATGCCGTTTCGCCCTCCTACTTGCGAAAAATGTTCGCACGCTGCTGCGGAATGGGCCCCAAAGCGTATCTGGAACGCATCCGCAACGAGCATGCGATTAGGTACTTATCGTATTCGGATATTCCGCTCAAATCGATTGCAGAGGCATGCGGTTATAACGATGAATTTCAATTCAGCAAATCGTTCAAAAAAATGAACGGCTGCGCACCGTCCGTCTTTCGCGCCAACATGCGGAAATCGGACCGCCCCGTGTAACCGCAATATTGTCAGGTTAGGCGGGAACATAGCGGAACTATGGTTCGCTAATTGGGTCGATTTCGGATATTTTTGGAAATTAGCGGAACTCAGGTGCGCTATTTGTCTGTTTCTCCACTCCTCAAGCCATTTTTCACCGATTTAGCGCATCTCAGTTCCTCTATTTTTTCAAATCGCCCATTGCGTATAACCGGGCATGCTCCGGTTTCCGCCGATGCCGCCGCTGCTCACGATCCGGTTCCTTTGGCGCTATACAGCTGTTTGAATTCCGACGGCGTCATGCCGGTATGCTTCTTGAACAACTCGCTGAAATGAGGCCGGTCTTCGTATCCGAGCGCCTGCGCGATTTCCTGCACCTGCTTTCCTTCGATGAGCATGATTTTGGCCTGTTCCATCCGCTCCGCCGTCACGAACTGAACTACGGTCACGCCCGTTACCTTCTTAAACAAATTGGCAAAGTAGCTGCCGCTCAAGTAAACAAGTTTGGCATAATCGTTCACCGTCATGTTGGCGGACAAATTTTTGCGGATATGATCGATCACTTGATCCACGAGCCGGTTCGCGTCCTCCGCCTGCCGCTTCTGAATGAGCTCGCACCCCATTCTGCACAGCTCCTTGATGTTTTCCTTAAGCTCCCTCAGCTTGTACGATGACAGCGTTTTGATATGCAGCAAGTGGCGTTCGATCCGAACCATTTCGTCGGAATTCAGTTTCTCCAGGAACACGCGGTTGATCAGGAAAGCCAGCTCGTCGCACACTCCTTTGACCGCCTCGGGAGGCGGGGGCACGGATGCTGCCGTCGTTTCCTCGAAAAATTCGTCTACCAGAGCACAAGCTTTATCCACGTTGCCGGAGCGCAGGCAATAAAACAGCTCCTTTTCCTTTTCCGGAGAATATCGCGGTGCCGACTGATGGACCGGGTTCATCTTGCGATAGTCGTAAACGGCGTTGCCTCCGGTATAGAAGCTGTAGGAAAGGGCGGAGAGCGCCTGGGCATAAGAAAACGAAATTTGATGGATAGCCTGCACTTCTTCCCCAAGGCCCACGGATACCGTGTATCTCGAATACTTGGCGACGTTCTCGCGGCACATCTCCGCAAGCGCCTCAACGGTGACGGCCGGCGGCGGATTGAAAATAACGACGAACCGGTTCGTGTTATCGCGGAACACAAATCCTTTGGTATAGTGCCCCAGGCTCTCTTCCAAAATGTTTTGCACGGTAAATCGGATCAGCTCCACCTCCTGTACGGGAAGCGAACCGGTTTGTTCGGTGAATTGGTCGATTTCCGTCAGCATCACGACAAAGCGCTCCCGCTCGAGTCCGATATGGAGAAAATCCCAGCGCCTTGCCGCCTGCTCGGGAGTCGTCCGAAACTGCAGCAGCAGCTGAAAATACTCCTGCCGCAAATAAGGCAAGCTCTCCCGCAGCTTTCTCTCCATCTCCTGGTAGCGGACCGCTTCCTCCATTTCCTCCAGTACCGCCTGCTTCGCCTTCAGCACCACATCGATGATTTTTTGCGGCGTAAACGGTTTGACGATATAATCGAATGCGCCGAGCTGAACGGCCATCTGCGCATATTCGAAATCGGTATAGCCGCTTAAAAAAATAAATTTGGTCCCGGGAAAACTTTCCATAACCTGCCTGGTCATCTCCAGTCCGTCCACCCTGGGCATCCGGATATCGGTCAGAACAATGTGCGGCGCCGTCTCGCGGATCAGCCGGATGCCCTTCTCGCCGTTGCCCGCCGTGCCGGCAATGCGGATTCCGTAAGATTGCCAATCGATTTGGCTTGAAATGCCCTGCACGACGGTTTTGATATCGTCAATGACGCACATTCTGAGTTCAGTTGTCATCAAAAGATCACCTGCTTGCAAGTGGGATGGTTAATGTGACCGAGGTCGAAACGTAAGGTTCGCTGTACAGGCGGATATCGGCTTCACTGCCGTAATACAGCCGCAGACGTCCGTATACATTGCGCAGCGCGTAGCTTTTTTTGTGCGTTTGCTCCAGCCGCATATCGGCCTCGACGGCCTGGACGTCCATGCCCGCTCCGTTGTCTTCCACCCGAAGCCGCAAAAAGGAGCCGGAGCTTGTGACGGAGATCCGGATCGCTCCCAGCCCCTCCATTTCCTGAAACCCGTGCAAAATCGAGTTTTCCACCAGAGGCTGCAAAATGATTTTGAGCACCTGCTCCTCCAGCAGCGCCTCATCTTCGACCTCCACCGTATAGTCGAACAGGCCTTCGTAGCATTTTTGCTGAAGGTGCAAATATTGCCGGACGTGGTCGATTTCCTTCGCCAGCGTCGTCATCTCGTTACCGCCGTTAAGGCCGAGCTGAAACAGCAGAGACAACGAAGCGATCATTTCCGTAACCTCCTGGTTTCGGGACGCTTCGGATTTCCAAATGATCGTATTGAGCGTATTATACAAAAAATGCGGATCGATTTGCGCCTGCAGCGCCTTGACCTCCATTTTGCGTTTATCGAACTCGGCTTCTTTGACATCTTCGATGAGCGAAGCGATCTGCTCCAGCATCCGGTTGAACTTGAGTCCGACCTGCGTCACCTCGTCTTCGTATTTGCTGGAAAACCGCACTTCGAGGTTGCTTTGCTCCACCTTCTTCATCAGCCCCTGCAGCTTGTGCAGAGGCTTTAGCAGCAGGCTGGAAACGACGTTGGACAGGAGCAGCGCGAGTACGGCGCAGCCGAGCATGATCAAAAGCGTGGTCATTTTGATCTTGTTCACCTGGCGCAGCAAATCCGACTGCGCCTGCACGCTGACCAGCGTCCACTTGTCAACCATCGTCAGCCGGGAGTAGTTGACGAGATACGGACTGCCCGCCACGCTGTATTTGAAAAATCCGCGCGGCTCATCCTGCAGCAGCTTTTTGAAAGCCGGATCCTGCTGAAAGGAAGCAGTCCCGCTGCCGAGCGGAAGCACGGTTTCGCCGGCTGCGGCCATCAGGAAGATGTTGTCGGCAGGCTCGAGCAAATCGTCGGTGACGGCCTCGCGAATCGCGTCTTCCTTTACGTTGACGACGACATAAACATCATGAACGTTCACATCCGTAATCGGCTTCATGACCAAGGAAATAACCCGCTGATTCCCCAAAAAAAGCGGGTCCTCGTGGTCCTCCACCCAAATGACGCGTTCGGTATTGTCCAGATATCGTGAAAACAGCGTATCCTTGAAACGGTTTTGGCTGTTGCGCAGATCTGTCGTTGCGTACAGCTCCCCTACCGGCGTATAAATTAAAACCGACTTGATCGAAGGTTCGATCAGCTTCATTTGTTCGAGCGGCGTCTGCATCGAGGACAGCCTCGTGTAATAGGAGGCTGTATTATTCGTAAAGGCATCCTGCATCGCGGCCTTGAAGGCGTCGCTCAGCATCATCGACGAGGTTGTCACGATGATGTGCCTGAGCTTCTCATCCAACACGCGCGACGATTTATTCAGCGTATTTTGGCTGGAGACAAACGCTTCCTTCTCGATCGACCGGGAGGCAATCCAATACGACATCATGCCGGTTACCGCTATGGAGAACACCGTCAAGAGCAGAAACGAAATCCATAACCGGCGGCGAAGCGAAAGCCGGTAATACCATGTTGTCATGCTTCCCCCTTCTTTCCAAAAGAGAAGAAGACGCGCTGCTTTCCGCAGCGCGCCCTTCCTTATTTTACTCCCGTCCAAAAGCCCGCTTACTTCGCCAGGCTGCCCTGCAGCTTGCCCGGGTCGAAGCCCGGATTCGCCTTCATCTTCGTATCGCCGGCGGCGCGCGCTTTCTCGAGTGCGGCATTATAGCGGGCGGTGAGGTCGCTTAAGACCTTGTCCACGTCTCCGCCGTTCAGCATATACTTAAGGACGGTATCGCCCGTCTTCGTGCCTTCCACCTTCGCTTCCGTCACGCCGGTCGGCGCGGGAGCGTACAGACCGTCGAACTTGCTCGGCAGGAAACCTTCGATTCCCGGCATCGTCGGCTTCTTCGCGGCCGCATTGACATCCGGAACGATCGAAATGCCGAAGCCTTTTTCATGATATTCCTTCTGGAAGTCCAGCGTATAAAGATACTGCATAAATTTCCATGCCGCGTCTTTCTTCGGCGTGTTTTTGTTGATGCCGATATAGTTGCCGGCAATGACCGAAACCGTTCCCTGCTGGTTGCCGTCGATTGTCGGAGGCAGCGCCGCCGCCCAGTTGACTTTCGTCGGGAATTGCGACTGGTAAACGGCCGGCTCGCCGGAGTGGTTGAAGTACATGCCGATCTTGCCGGCGGCGAACTGAGCGCGCAGCGGATCGATGTCGAGCGATTCGACGCCGGGCAGCATGCTGCCATCCTGCTTCATTTGACGGAGCGCCTCGACGACCGGCTTGTACACCGAGAAATCGAATTGCCCCGTCTTGTAGTTGTAGCCGTCGACCTCGCCGGTTCCGCTGAGCGTAGCGACCGGGTTGACGATGCGGCTGAATGCGGAGCTCGCATTTTTGAAGTTTTCCGCGAAGCCGTATGCGCCGATATCTTTACCGGCTTCCGTAATTTTTTTCGCGTCTTCGACCAGTTCCTTCAGCGTTTTCGGCGGCTCTTTGATTCCGGCCTTTTGGAACAAGTCGACGTTGTAAATCAGCCGCCAATATTGCCCCGTATTCGGCAGCGAATAAATTTGGCCGTCCATCGTATTCATCTCTTCGACCAGCAAATTGCCGAACCGCTTCTTCATGTCGTCGGTAAGCAGGTCGTTAAGCGGCAGCAAATATCCTTTTTTCACAAAGTTCGGGAAATCGTTGGTGCGGAACACGTCCGGCGCCTGGTTGCTGGCAAAGGCGATATCGATCGCCTGGTTGAAGTTATCGGAAAGCACGGTCATTTCGACTTCGATGTTGTCCTTGTTCGTTTCGTTGAACTTCTTGATGACATCCTTCATATAATCGGCATCGTGACGGTCCACCGTCCAATAGGCCAGCTTCGTCTTCGCGCCGCCTGCGGCAGTGCCCGAAGTTCCGGCCGCCGCCGAGTTTTTCGGCTGTTCGGGTTGGCCGCTGCTGCAAGCGGCGAGCGATGCGATCATCGCGGTGCCCAGTAAAACGTTCACCATCATTTGTTTCTTCTTCATGGTGTGAAAACCCTCCTTTTTCATTGTACCTTATGCCGCGTGCGGCTGTATAATTGTAACTGCTTCCATCATAATCGCTTGTCCTCGGGTACGGTGACGGACAATCCGACTTTCGATGAGGGAAAAAACGCTTTTCTGCTTATCCGCGAGCGCCAGGTTCGTCACCCTTTTACGGCGCCTGCGGTAACCTGCATAAACGACTTGTTCGCCACGATATATACCACCAGAATCGGCAGAAAAGAGAGGCACGCTCCTGCCATCATCAGCTGCGTCTCTGCGGCGGCGCCGACCCCGTAGCGCAGGTTAGCAAGGCCGACCGTCAGCGTCTGCAGCTTCGGATTCGTCATTGTAAAGACGAGCGGCAAAATATACTCGTTCCAAGCCCCGCGAAACGTAAACAAGGCGGTGACGCCGAGCGCCGGGCGAAGCAGCGGAAGCACGATGCGCCAGTAAACGGTGTAGAAATTGCAGCCGTCGATGTAGGCGGCCTCGTCGAGATCCCGCGGGATCGCTTTGAAAAAGCCGATCAGCATAAAATACGTCGTCGCATGCGCGCTGATCAAAATGATGATAACTCCCCACAGCGATTTGTTAAGGCCCAGCTTGACCATCAGATCGAACTGCGGCCGGAGCACGACGGCGCCGATCGAGATGAACATCGTGCCGGCCTGCAGGGCGGCGTACAGCTTTTTCCCCGGGAATCTCGTGCGGTCCATCGCATAGGCGGCCATGGAAGCGACGAGCAGCGTGCCAACCGTCACCGCGACGCTTACGAACAAGCTGTTCCACGTAAATCGCGCGAAGTTCGCCTGCTTCCAGGCCGTCACATAGTTGGAAAACTGCCATACCGAAGGCAGTATCGTCGCTCCCGCCGTCAGCTCCGCGTTCGTTTTAAACGAACCGAGTATGGCCATTACGATCGGAAACAGCGTAACGAGCGCCGTAGCGAGCAGAAAGATCCACTTTACGAGCTGTCCGGCGACATATCCTCCTTGGAAGGTGCCGGATTTGGAATGTACGTTCATGTTGGTGTCACCTCCGTTCGGATTAATCCTGATTGAGCCTTCTCGACATATAAAAGTAGAAAATCGTAATCACTCCGACGATCAGCGCCGTCACGAACCCGACCGCACTGCCGTAGCCAATCTCCTGAACGGTCGAGCTCGTCACGGAAACCGGGAAAAACAGCTTGTACACGTAAAGGTACATGACCGTCGTCTTGCCGACCGGTCCTCCTTCGGTCATGACCATGATGCTCTCGTAGCCTTTCAGCGCCGTAATGATCGCGAGCATAACGATCATCTGTAATACGGGACCGAGCATCGGGATCGTTATGTGCCAGAACTTTTGCACCGCATTCGCTCCGTCGATCGATGCACTTTCGTAAACATCCTCGGGAATGCCCTGCAGCCCGGCGATGAACAGCAGCATGTAGTTGCCGATCGCGCCCCAGACGGCGGTAATAATGACGGTCAGCATGGCGTAATCGGGCCCGAGCCAGTCGATCGCTTTTGAGGTAAGGCCATACTTGAGCAGAAATTGGTTCAGCAGCCCGTTATACGAGTTGAAAATGGTGAAAAACACGATCGACATGACGGACGTACTGATGATCGTCGGCATAAAGTAGACGGCGCGCAGCAGCCCTTTGCCCCTCAGTCCCCGGTTCAGTATGACTGCCAGAAGCAGCGAAATCGGCAAAACGATAATGATTTTTCCGGCTGCGTACACGAACGTGTTCGCCACGGAATGCCAAAACTCCGTGTCGCGCAGCAGCCGCGAAAAATTGGCGAGCCCGA
The window above is part of the Paenibacillus hamazuiensis genome. Proteins encoded here:
- a CDS encoding response regulator translates to MTTELRMCVIDDIKTVVQGISSQIDWQSYGIRIAGTAGNGEKGIRLIRETAPHIVLTDIRMPRVDGLEMTRQVMESFPGTKFIFLSGYTDFEYAQMAVQLGAFDYIVKPFTPQKIIDVVLKAKQAVLEEMEEAVRYQEMERKLRESLPYLRQEYFQLLLQFRTTPEQAARRWDFLHIGLERERFVVMLTEIDQFTEQTGSLPVQEVELIRFTVQNILEESLGHYTKGFVFRDNTNRFVVIFNPPPAVTVEALAEMCRENVAKYSRYTVSVGLGEEVQAIHQISFSYAQALSALSYSFYTGGNAVYDYRKMNPVHQSAPRYSPEKEKELFYCLRSGNVDKACALVDEFFEETTAASVPPPPEAVKGVCDELAFLINRVFLEKLNSDEMVRIERHLLHIKTLSSYKLRELKENIKELCRMGCELIQKRQAEDANRLVDQVIDHIRKNLSANMTVNDYAKLVYLSGSYFANLFKKVTGVTVVQFVTAERMEQAKIMLIEGKQVQEIAQALGYEDRPHFSELFKKHTGMTPSEFKQLYSAKGTGS
- a CDS encoding carbohydrate ABC transporter permease; translated protein: MRKRISLFNSYVFIFPSLFLTLALGIYPIVWALRYMFYEYPGYGQEKFVGLANFSRLLRDTEFWHSVANTFVYAAGKIIIVLPISLLLAVILNRGLRGKGLLRAVYFMPTIISTSVMSIVFFTIFNSYNGLLNQFLLKYGLTSKAIDWLGPDYAMLTVIITAVWGAIGNYMLLFIAGLQGIPEDVYESASIDGANAVQKFWHITIPMLGPVLQMIVMLAIITALKGYESIMVMTEGGPVGKTTVMYLYVYKLFFPVSVTSSTVQEIGYGSAVGFVTALIVGVITIFYFYMSRRLNQD
- a CDS encoding carbohydrate ABC transporter permease; translated protein: MNVHSKSGTFQGGYVAGQLVKWIFLLATALVTLFPIVMAILGSFKTNAELTAGATILPSVWQFSNYVTAWKQANFARFTWNSLFVSVAVTVGTLLVASMAAYAMDRTRFPGKKLYAALQAGTMFISIGAVVLRPQFDLMVKLGLNKSLWGVIIILISAHATTYFMLIGFFKAIPRDLDEAAYIDGCNFYTVYWRIVLPLLRPALGVTALFTFRGAWNEYILPLVFTMTNPKLQTLTVGLANLRYGVGAAAETQLMMAGACLSFLPILVVYIVANKSFMQVTAGAVKG
- a CDS encoding ABC transporter substrate-binding protein; translated protein: MKKKQMMVNVLLGTAMIASLAACSSGQPEQPKNSAAAGTSGTAAGGAKTKLAYWTVDRHDADYMKDVIKKFNETNKDNIEVEMTVLSDNFNQAIDIAFASNQAPDVFRTNDFPNFVKKGYLLPLNDLLTDDMKKRFGNLLVEEMNTMDGQIYSLPNTGQYWRLIYNVDLFQKAGIKEPPKTLKELVEDAKKITEAGKDIGAYGFAENFKNASSAFSRIVNPVATLSGTGEVDGYNYKTGQFDFSVYKPVVEALRQMKQDGSMLPGVESLDIDPLRAQFAAGKIGMYFNHSGEPAVYQSQFPTKVNWAAALPPTIDGNQQGTVSVIAGNYIGINKNTPKKDAAWKFMQYLYTLDFQKEYHEKGFGISIVPDVNAAAKKPTMPGIEGFLPSKFDGLYAPAPTGVTEAKVEGTKTGDTVLKYMLNGGDVDKVLSDLTARYNAALEKARAAGDTKMKANPGFDPGKLQGSLAK
- a CDS encoding sensor histidine kinase; this translates as MTTWYYRLSLRRRLWISFLLLTVFSIAVTGMMSYWIASRSIEKEAFVSSQNTLNKSSRVLDEKLRHIIVTTSSMMLSDAFKAAMQDAFTNNTASYYTRLSSMQTPLEQMKLIEPSIKSVLIYTPVGELYATTDLRNSQNRFKDTLFSRYLDNTERVIWVEDHEDPLFLGNQRVISLVMKPITDVNVHDVYVVVNVKEDAIREAVTDDLLEPADNIFLMAAAGETVLPLGSGTASFQQDPAFKKLLQDEPRGFFKYSVAGSPYLVNYSRLTMVDKWTLVSVQAQSDLLRQVNKIKMTTLLIMLGCAVLALLLSNVVSSLLLKPLHKLQGLMKKVEQSNLEVRFSSKYEDEVTQVGLKFNRMLEQIASLIEDVKEAEFDKRKMEVKALQAQIDPHFLYNTLNTIIWKSEASRNQEVTEMIASLSLLFQLGLNGGNEMTTLAKEIDHVRQYLHLQQKCYEGLFDYTVEVEDEALLEEQVLKIILQPLVENSILHGFQEMEGLGAIRISVTSSGSFLRLRVEDNGAGMDVQAVEADMRLEQTHKKSYALRNVYGRLRLYYGSEADIRLYSEPYVSTSVTLTIPLASR